The Corynebacterium sphenisci DSM 44792 genome includes the window GGCCAGTCCTACTTCGGAAACGACGGCTTCGCCCACTACGCGCCCGGCATGAAGACCATCGACGACGCCCTGGAGATCCGGGCCCGGATCATCTCCGCCTTCGAGCGCGCCGAGCTCACCGACGACCCGGCCGAGCGGGAGCGCCTGCTCACCTTCGTGGTGGTCGGCGCCGGGCCCACTGGCGTGGAGCTCGCCGGCCAGCTCGCCGAGCTCGCCAACCGCACCCTGACCTCCAGCTACCGCTCCTTCAACCCGCACTCCGCCCGGGTGATCCTGCTCGACGGGGCCCCGCAGGTGCTGCCGCCCTTCGGCAAGCGTCTGGGCCGCAAGGCGCAGCAGAACCTGGAGTCCCTCGGCGTGGTGGTCAAGCTCAACTCCATCGTCACCGACGTCGACGAGCGTGGCGTGACCTACCGCAACAAGGACGGCCAGGAGGAGTCCATCCCCTCCTACTGCAAGATCTGGTCGGCCGGGGTGTCCGCCTCCCCGCTGGGCCGGATGGTCGCCGAGCAGGCCGGGGTGGAGGTCGACCGCGCCGGCCGGGTGCCGGTGAACCCGGACCTCACCGTCGGCGAGCGCCGCGACGTGTTCGTGCTCGGCGACATGATGAGCCTGGACGGGCTGCCCGGGGTGGCCCAGGTGGCGATCCAGGGCGGCGAATGCGCCGCCGGCTACATCGCCGCCGAGGCGGAGGGCCGCGACATCGCCGAGCGGGAGCCCTTCGAGTACTTCGACAAGGGCTCCATGGCCACCGTGTCCCGCTTCTCCGCGGTGGTGAAGCTCGGCAAGGTGGAGGTCTCCGGCTTCCTCGGCTGGCTGCTCTGGCTGGGCGTGCACCTGATGTTCCTGGTGGGCTTCCGCAACCGGCTGGTGTCCTGCATCAGCTGGGGGCTCAACGTGCTCACCCGGGACCGCTGGCAGCTGGTGTCCACCCGCCAGCAGATGTACGCCCGCAACGCCATCGACCAGCTCGATGACCTGGTCGGCGAGGTCAAGCCGATCGAGGTCTCGGACACCCGCCGGAAGTAGATGGCGGGCCGCTCCCCCGACGCCCCGGCGCGCCCAATCGGCGTGCGCCGGGGCGCCGCCATGCTGCGGGCGCACCTCGCCGGCGCCGGCCCGGCGCTGGCCGCCGTGCTGGCCCTGTCCGCCGTCGACGCCGCAGCCGGCCTGGCCCAGCCGCTGCTGGTGCACCGGCTCATCGACGCCGTCGGCGCCGGCGCCGCGATCCGCGGCATCGTCGCGCTGCTCGCCGGCACCATCGTCCTCGCCGCGATCGCCGGCGCCGGCCAGCAGTACCTGCTGGGCCGCACCGCGGAGACCATGGTGCGCTCCCTGCGGCACACCCTGATCGGCCATCTGCTCACCCTGCCGATGGCCGCCTACCGCCGGCACCGGGTCGGCGACCTGGTCTCCCGGGTGGGCGCGGACACCGCCGCGGTGCGCGCCGCGCTCACCGGCGGCGTCGTCGACGCCGTCGGCGGGGCGCTGGTGATCCTCGGCGCCGGGATCGCGATGTTCCTGCTGGACCGGCTGCTGCTCGCCGTGGCGGTGGGGGTGCTCGCCCTGGCGGTGGCGGTGGTCCTCGCCGCCGGCGCCCGGATCCGGGAGCTGGCCCGCCGGGTGCAGGAATCCACCGGGGAGATGGCCGCCGGGGTGACCCGGGCGCTGGGCGGGATGCCGCTGATCCGCGCCGCCGGGGCCGCCGACGCGGAGATCGCGGCGGTGCGCGGCGCCGCGGACCGGGCCTGGGCGGCCTCGTTGCGCTCGGTGCGGCTGCAGGCGCTGCTCTGGCCGGCCAGCGGGATCGCGGTGCAGCTGGCCTTCCTCTCCGTGCTGGGCCTGGGCGGGGCCCGGGTCGCCGCCGGGGCGCTCACCGTGGCGGATCTGGTGGCCTTCCTGATGTTCCTGTTCATGCTGATGATGCCGGTGGGCGCGGTCTTCGGCGCAATCTCCACCATCGCCGCCGCGCTCGGCGCGCTCACCCGGATCGGCGAGGTGCTCGACGCCCCCGCCGAGGACGCCGCGGATCGGCCCCGCCCCGGCGCCGCCCCGGACTTCTCCGGGGCCGCCCCGGCGGTGTCCTTCGAGGAGGTGACCTTCACCCACGACGGCGCCGCCGCGCCGGCCCTGGACCGGGTCAGCTTCACCGCCGAGGCCGGGGCGGTCACCGCCATCGTCGGCCCCTC containing:
- a CDS encoding NAD(P)/FAD-dependent oxidoreductase, which codes for MSQTPFRPQTGRPHVVIVGSGFAGLFAARKLKDANVDVTIIDRTNHHLFQPLLYQVATGILSSGEIAPPTRQIFDGESNVRVVKGDVTDIDLEANTVTSQLGEQTNVWGFDYLLLAAGAGQSYFGNDGFAHYAPGMKTIDDALEIRARIISAFERAELTDDPAERERLLTFVVVGAGPTGVELAGQLAELANRTLTSSYRSFNPHSARVILLDGAPQVLPPFGKRLGRKAQQNLESLGVVVKLNSIVTDVDERGVTYRNKDGQEESIPSYCKIWSAGVSASPLGRMVAEQAGVEVDRAGRVPVNPDLTVGERRDVFVLGDMMSLDGLPGVAQVAIQGGECAAGYIAAEAEGRDIAEREPFEYFDKGSMATVSRFSAVVKLGKVEVSGFLGWLLWLGVHLMFLVGFRNRLVSCISWGLNVLTRDRWQLVSTRQQMYARNAIDQLDDLVGEVKPIEVSDTRRK
- a CDS encoding ABC transporter ATP-binding protein, producing MLRAHLAGAGPALAAVLALSAVDAAAGLAQPLLVHRLIDAVGAGAAIRGIVALLAGTIVLAAIAGAGQQYLLGRTAETMVRSLRHTLIGHLLTLPMAAYRRHRVGDLVSRVGADTAAVRAALTGGVVDAVGGALVILGAGIAMFLLDRLLLAVAVGVLALAVAVVLAAGARIRELARRVQESTGEMAAGVTRALGGMPLIRAAGAADAEIAAVRGAADRAWAASLRSVRLQALLWPASGIAVQLAFLSVLGLGGARVAAGALTVADLVAFLMFLFMLMMPVGAVFGAISTIAAALGALTRIGEVLDAPAEDAADRPRPGAAPDFSGAAPAVSFEEVTFTHDGAAAPALDRVSFTAEAGAVTAIVGPSGAGKSTLLELIERFAEPDSGVIRVGGADLRDLDRARLRAAIGYVDQAATAVSGTVAGNLTLGLDGVDEGRQRAALAEVNLLGRVEAHPDGLAAEIGEGGVALSGGERQRLALARCLLADRPLLLLDEPTAALDSRNERALREAIAASARRRSVLIVAHRLATVADADRIIVLDQGRVAGVGDHAGLLAGNALYRELARDQLLG